From the Thermococcus guaymasensis DSM 11113 genome, one window contains:
- a CDS encoding integrase, with amino-acid sequence MWDLYKDQFREWLSGKVTGPRTVKDYMNSLNRFLERHKISTIGELVSALQSINYKHHTVSALRNFVTFLELNGIIDEDDANRIRKYAKIKKTSADRTFITNDELREAWKQVKAYNEKRRELTFKLLVFSGLRLSHIHYLLTTFDPEKLIFLGDIAKYPLQEAGKGTKRVFYAYMPTELALELERLSDSYDAMREWVKNFKPPAHRVKARTIRKWHYNFLIRHDVSFEVADFIQGRSAKSVGERHYANLELLADEAYSTVVNDLKKVLEGDRDD; translated from the coding sequence ATGTGGGACCTCTACAAAGACCAATTCAGAGAATGGCTCTCAGGCAAAGTAACGGGCCCACGCACAGTGAAGGACTACATGAACTCGCTCAACAGGTTTTTGGAGCGCCACAAAATCAGCACAATCGGCGAGTTGGTCTCGGCCCTACAAAGCATCAACTACAAACATCACACTGTCTCGGCCCTCAGGAACTTTGTTACCTTCCTTGAACTCAACGGGATCATAGACGAAGACGACGCCAACAGGATTAGGAAATACGCAAAAATCAAGAAGACGAGCGCGGACAGGACATTTATAACAAATGACGAGCTAAGAGAGGCATGGAAACAAGTCAAGGCATACAACGAAAAGCGTCGCGAGCTGACGTTTAAACTGCTCGTCTTCTCCGGGCTTCGCTTATCCCATATTCACTACCTACTCACCACATTCGACCCTGAAAAGCTGATTTTCCTCGGCGATATAGCAAAGTATCCTCTGCAGGAAGCCGGCAAAGGTACAAAGAGGGTGTTCTACGCCTACATGCCGACAGAACTCGCGCTGGAGCTTGAAAGACTCTCAGACAGCTACGATGCTATGAGAGAGTGGGTAAAGAATTTCAAACCACCAGCACACCGTGTCAAGGCGAGAACGATTAGAAAATGGCACTACAACTTTCTCATCAGGCACGACGTCTCTTTTGAGGTTGCGGACTTCATTCAAGGCCGTTCTGCAAAGAGTGTGGGGGAACGACATTACGCCAACCTAGAACTCCTAGCTGACGAGGCATATTCCACGGTTGTTAATGACCTGAAAAAGGTGCTGGAGGGTGATCGGGATGATTGA
- a CDS encoding glycosyltransferase family 39 protein, which translates to MRRLRSLISLELVWLLLIAFFINFSIIYGRKMPVGANGGDTVIHMGIIRGIYLGRNPFLDQHYNVPPNWYPFLYHLLIAALSKLTNISIWTLMIWTPLIFAMLMVTAWYFLGRELNKEYGGLLLGALSFLIMGSQLFPNPKALIPILLALLYLEIVKYLRKRKRKHAVYAGVLLGLMLWSHVGASFPVLAGVLLYALLKLKEDKNLLLIPLVAVVVISPYLINIALHVQPEATGMVEGLWLKELTLNRTWVRIKPPLWGFALLLTALVIAFRKKENEEFWKFMLVSISAMLLVNILPSILYSTMGLEIFPSRFAIPLRYSSVLLYFYAITELIRSAKVRKIVVYAIATILVLHGSLGFLHYNYTHISSKVTYKNFTELRDGYGGKYVTGLVKVSEWVNKNTQRDDYIIGHPYTLEWIAGFTGRPVVAVTFGHGNPFIDMEERREDIKRFFKDPQDRKEVVEKYGVRYAIVDPFVVRTYNVTVDSFSSDFRVVFEWGDFYVLEIQNSSLIFS; encoded by the coding sequence ATGAGAAGACTAAGGAGTCTAATTTCTCTAGAGCTAGTGTGGCTTCTACTCATAGCATTTTTTATCAACTTTTCAATCATTTACGGAAGAAAAATGCCGGTTGGGGCAAACGGGGGAGACACAGTAATCCACATGGGTATCATCAGAGGGATATACCTTGGCAGAAACCCCTTCCTTGACCAGCATTACAATGTCCCGCCTAACTGGTATCCTTTCCTGTACCATCTTCTGATAGCAGCACTCTCAAAGCTCACAAACATTTCAATTTGGACTCTCATGATCTGGACTCCCCTAATTTTTGCCATGCTGATGGTGACTGCATGGTACTTCCTCGGACGGGAACTCAACAAAGAATATGGCGGCCTGTTATTAGGAGCTCTTTCCTTCCTTATAATGGGTTCACAACTTTTCCCAAACCCAAAAGCTCTCATTCCGATATTACTTGCTCTTCTCTATCTGGAAATTGTAAAATACTTGAGGAAAAGAAAGAGAAAACACGCAGTATATGCGGGAGTTCTTTTGGGCCTTATGCTGTGGAGCCATGTCGGAGCGAGCTTTCCTGTTCTGGCTGGAGTCCTTCTGTACGCTCTGCTCAAACTCAAAGAGGATAAAAACTTGTTGCTTATCCCGTTGGTTGCAGTAGTCGTGATCTCACCCTACCTCATTAACATAGCCCTACATGTGCAACCCGAAGCAACAGGAATGGTTGAGGGCTTGTGGTTGAAAGAATTGACGCTAAACAGAACATGGGTAAGAATAAAGCCTCCCTTGTGGGGTTTTGCCTTACTTTTGACTGCCTTAGTCATTGCGTTCAGGAAGAAAGAAAATGAAGAGTTTTGGAAGTTCATGCTTGTGAGTATTAGTGCAATGCTACTTGTCAACATTCTCCCCTCGATTTTATATTCAACGATGGGCTTGGAGATTTTTCCCTCCCGCTTTGCGATACCATTGCGTTATTCCTCTGTCTTACTGTACTTCTACGCAATAACAGAGCTCATAAGGAGTGCAAAGGTTCGGAAAATCGTAGTTTATGCTATTGCTACTATACTGGTCCTGCACGGATCATTAGGATTTCTTCACTACAATTATACACACATCAGCTCAAAAGTCACATACAAGAATTTCACAGAATTAAGGGACGGTTATGGTGGAAAATATGTTACGGGGCTCGTGAAAGTATCCGAATGGGTTAACAAAAACACACAACGAGACGACTACATTATTGGACACCCTTATACTTTGGAATGGATTGCGGGTTTCACGGGACGGCCTGTCGTGGCTGTAACATTTGGACATGGAAATCCGTTTATCGATATGGAGGAACGGAGGGAGGACATAAAGCGATTTTTCAAAGATCCTCAAGATAGAAAAGAAGTCGTTGAAAAGTATGGGGTTAGATATGCTATCGTTGATCCTTTTGTTGTGAGAACATATAACGTCACTGTGGACTCGTTTTCAAGTGATTTTAGAGTTGTATTTGAATGGGGAGATTTCTATGTGTTAGAAATTCAAAATTCTTCGCTAATTTTTAGCTAA